A genomic region of Sander lucioperca isolate FBNREF2018 chromosome 6, SLUC_FBN_1.2, whole genome shotgun sequence contains the following coding sequences:
- the LOC116067532 gene encoding RING finger protein 208-like, translating to MFINEELECVVCCYEYSRSDRVPRVLHCSHTFCAPCLEKMSKLDGGIRCVSCPLCRWITCTPVSLTLSGALWVNTDIWDQILEEQQWRKQDAVEDFNITKTQLIETTLPNSRRSGFMSKLQKMFSCGLLQGGEMDTC from the exons ATGTTCATAAACGAAGAGCTCGAGTGTGTCGTGTGCTGCTACGAGTACTCACGCAGCGACCGGGTCCCGCGGGTCCTCCACTGCAGCCACACCTTCTGCGCCCCCTGCCTGGAGAAAATGTCCAAACTGGATGGGGGCATACGCTGTGTCTCCTGCCCTCTGTGCCGCTGGATTACCTGCACCCCAGTCAGCCTGACCCTGTCCGGGGCCCTGTGGGTCAACACGGACATCTGGGACCAGATTCTAGAGGAGCAGCAGTGGAGGAAGCAAGACGCTGTGGAGGATTTCAACATCACAAAGACCCAACTCATTGAGACAACACT CCCCAATTCAAGACGCTCTGGTTTCATGTCTAAACTCCAAAAAATGTTCAGCTGTGGGCTGCTGCAAGGAGGAGAGATGGACACCTGCTGA